The following are from one region of the Myxocyprinus asiaticus isolate MX2 ecotype Aquarium Trade chromosome 2, UBuf_Myxa_2, whole genome shotgun sequence genome:
- the LOC127409756 gene encoding neuromedin-B-like: protein MSTFSVVSFCHSGFLTYLVLFSFYISIASSVSLDLTELRNKVAKIKVHPRGNLWATGHFMGKKSVVDSEHLPTEDDAIEAALVEPTDLYHEALKIALQTHLDSQQIRPNIPETALLMKILESYIQGNRKW, encoded by the exons ATGTCTACTTTTAGTGTAGTCAGTTTTTGTCACTCTGGATTCCTCACATACCTTGTGCTATTCTCTTTTTACATTTCAATAGCGTCGTCAGTGAGCCTTGACTTGACTGAACTAAGAAACAAGGTTGCAAAGATCAAAGTTCACCCAAGAGGAAATTTATGGGCAACAG GTCATTTTATGGGGAAGAAAAGTGTTGTGGACAGCGAACACTTGCCGACAGAGGATGACGCCATCGAGGCTGCACTGGTCGAACCCACGGACCTCTACCACGAGGCGCTGAAGATCGCGCTTCAAACACACCTCGACTCGCAACAGATCCGCCCCAATATTCCG GAGACTGCATTAttaatgaagatattagaaagcTACATCCAAGGCAACAGAAAATGGTGA